TGCCTTGGTGCATGTCGGCGTGAAAATAGCCGTCGCGTAGCGCGTGCAATAGGAACAGGCGGAGCACGCGCTCAGCCAGATCGCGGCGATTATGTCCGGCAGCGTCCAGCGCGTTGTTATCTCCCAAGGGAATGCCATCAGCCCAGCTGAGCGTCATGACGCGGCGTGCGGATAGCGACCAGACCACCGGAGGCAGCCAGAATCCGGCATCATCCTTGGTATTGGCAGCGTATTCCGAGGCGGCGGCACTTTCCAGACGCAGGTCCAACTCGCCGCGTACTACGCCGTCGAAATGCTCGATCACTTCCATCGGGCGTAGTCGGCGCGCTCCGGGGGCGCAAAGTTGCACCATACGCGCAGCGAAATAGAACGCGTCTACATCCTTGCGGAAGGCGCGCTCGATACCCGGTCTCAGGACTTTGACAGCAACGTCTTCGCCTGTGCTGGTCAGCTTGGCCTTGTGAACCTGAGCAATCGAGGCAGCGGCGATGGGTTCACTGAACTCACTGAATATCTCTGACGTCGGTTGGCCTAACTCTTTCTCGACCTCTGCCATTGCTTCAGCTTTGGAAAAGGGCGGCAGCTTGTCTTGCAGAACACGCAGTTGCTCGGCCAGTTCATTTCCCACTACGTCGGGGCGGGTCGAAAGCACCTGCCCGAATTTGATGTAAGCCGGACCCAATGCGGTCAGGGCACGGGTGGCGGGCGGCATCTCGGGGTCGCCCTTGTAGCCCAGCCATTGGAACGGTTTGCCCAGCGTATGCGCCAGAATACGTACGGCGCGCGGCGCTTCAAACGCGTCCAGCACCACATTCATGGCACCGGTGCGTTCCAGCGTGGCGCCCGTCCGGACCAGGCGAATGATGTTGTGGGGGCCGCGCATCTAGATCTTCCAGCCAGAATGCAGTGCGGCAATGCCCATGCTCAGGTTGCGGTATTTGGCGTTTTCGAACCCGGCGGTGCGGACCATGTTCAGGAATGTCTCCTGATCTGGGAACTTGCGGATCGATTCCACAAGGTACTGATAGCTGTCGTAGTCGTTGGCGATCAGCTTGCCCATACGCGGGATGACATTGAAACTGTAGAGGTCGTAAAGCTTCTGCAGCCCGTCATTGGGTAACTGGCTGAACTCAAGCACCATCAGACGACCACCGGGCTTCAGAACGCGATAGGCCTCGTTAAGCGCCTCTTGCGGGCGGGTGACGTTCCGGATGCCGAAGGAGATGGTGTAGACGTCGAAGGTGTTATCCTCAAAGGGCAGCGCCATCGCATCGCCCACCACCCAACTCAGGCTGTCGGACATCTGGTCGGCCTCGGCGCGCTGGCGGCCTTCGACCAGCATCGGCTCGGTCAGGTCCAGCACGGTAGCATGGCCGTGGCCTGCGCGCTTCAGAAAGCGGAACGAGATATCGCCGGTGCCGCCCGCCACATCCAGAAGCCGCTGACCGGCGCGCGGGGCAAGCCAGTCCATCATCGCGTCTTTCCAGACCCGGTGGATGCCCATCGACATCACGTCGTTCATCACGTCGTATTTCGAGGCGACCGAATTGAACACGCCCTGCACGCGGCCGGCTTTTTCAGCCTCGCGCACGGTTTCGAACCCGAAATGGGTGGTCTTGTCGTTGGTGTCGGACATTTGCCTTGCCGTTTGTCGAATTTCGCCTCTGTTATAGGGCGATAAGAGGCGGGCACAATGCGGCCCTTTGGAATAGGAGCCCTGTAATGCCCGAATTGCCCGAGGTCGAGACAGTAAGACGCGGCCTGAGCCCCGCAATGGAGGGCGCAGTGATCGAAAGGGCGGATGTGAATCGCCCCGATTTGCGTTGGCCTTTCCCGGCTCGGATGGCCGAGCGGCTGACGGGGCAACGGGTGGATCGGCTGCGGCGACGATCGAAGTACATTCTGGCGGATCTCAGCAGTGGCGAGACGTTGTTGATCCATCTGGGCATGTCGGGGCGGATGACGGTCTCTGGCGATCCGCTCGGACAGTATGCGCATGAGCATCCGATGGCGCAGAAACATGATCACGTGGTGTTTCATATGGCTAATGGCGCACGCATCATCTTCAACGATCCGCGCCGGTTCGGGGCAATGGACCTGCTGCCGACGGCAACGGCGGAGCAGCACAAGCTGCTATCGGTTCTGGGACCTGAACCGTTGGGTAATGATTTTCACGAACAGCACCTGATAGACGCCTTCAAAGGCAAGAACAGCCCGGTCAAATCGGCGTTGTTGGATCAGGGAATCGTTGCCGGTTTGGGTAATATTTACGTCTGCGAAGCGCTTTATCGCGGCAAGGTGTCGCCACGTCGCAAAGCGGGACAGATTTCTGCGCCACGCGTTGCGGCCCTTGTGCCGATCATCAGAAAAGTGTTGCAGGACGCGATTGAAGCGGGTGGGTCATCGCTGCGCGATTTCCGCCAAGCCGATGGAGAACTTGGATATTTTCAACACAGTTTCGACGTTTACGGCCGCGAAGGAGAGCCTTGTCGAACTGAGGGTTGTGGCGCTGAAATCAAGAGAATCACCCAGTCCGGTCGCTCATCCTTCTATTGCGCGCAATGCCAAAGATAACTTGATCCAGCGAAATCGCGTGATAAGGAATCGTACCTGAACGGAACAACCGGAAGCTTACACCTCATGGCTTTTGAGACGATCATCGTCGAAATCGAAGACCACGTCGCCCTTATCAAGCTCAACCGCCCCGATGCGATGAACGCGCTGAACACCCAGTTGCTGGGTGAGCTGTGCGAGGCGCTGGAAGATGCGGATAGCAATGACAAGGTGCGCTGCATCGTCATCACCGGCTCGGACAAGGCCTTTGCCGCCGGTGCGGACATTAAGGAAATGTCCGAGATGAGTTTTGTCGATGTATTCGACGTCAATCTGTTTGCAGACGCCAACGATAGGGTTTCCGCGATCCGTAAACCTATCATCGCTGCCGTTGCTGGTTACGCGCTGGGCGGCGGGTGTGAACTGGCGATGCTGTGCGATTTCATCATCGCTGCCGACACCGCCAAGTTCGGCCAGCCCGAGATCAATCTGGGCGTCATCGCGGGGCTTGGTGGCAGTCAGCGTCTGACCCGCTTCGTTGGTAAGTCCAAATCGATGGATATGAACCTGACAGGCCGCTTCATGGACGCGGAAGAGGCCGAGCGCGCGGGATTGGTCAGTCGTGTCGTGCCCGCCAAAAAGCTGATCGAAGAGGCAACCGGTGCGGCGCAGAAGATTGCAGAGAAATCGCAGATCACGGCCATCGCGGCCAAAGAGGCTGTGAACCGCAGCTATGAGCTGCCGCTGAGCGAAGGCATGCTGTTTGAGCGTCGGGTGTTCCATTCGATGTTCGCGACAGAGGACCAGAAAGAAGGCATGGCCGCGTTTCTGGAAAAACGTGCGGCTCAGTTCCGCGACAAGTGATCATAATCGTCGCTTAGTGATATTAGGCGGGCAGACCCCGCCTTTTTCCCTCATCACATACTGGAAGAATCAGCTTGGCAAACCTGCCAAACTTGGTTAGAGACCGCCGTCATACATGCGCGTGCGGCCCGCTTGGCCCGACTCACACTCGTGATTTCTGATCCGGTGCGGATATGTCCGTGGCGCGCAACCCAAGATAACCGTACCGAACAAAAGGTCAGAGACACATGGCAAATTCGCCCCAGGCAAAGAAACGCGCCCGTCAGAACGAAAAGCGCTTCGCCGTCAACAAAGCGCGTCGTTCGCGCATCCGTACCCACCTGCGCAAGGTTGAAGAAGCGATCGCATCCGGCGACAAGGACGCAGCTACCGCAGCCCTGCGCGCCGCTCAGCCTGAGTTGATGCGTGGCGTCACCAAAGGCGTCTTCCACAAGAACACCGCAGCCCGCAAAATGTCGCGCCTGTCGGCGCGCGTCAAAGCGCTGGGCTGATTCTTTGGGAAAACGCGTCAAGCGTTGATTTGCGAAAAAGGCGTCGCTGATTGCGACGCCTTTTTCATTGTTGCCGGAAAGCCGCGTCTTCACGAAGCCGAGAGATTCTTTCGCCCAGAACCCCGAGTCAATATCAGAGTTTCGTTGCCCGGACCCTTGGGCTCTTGCTACGACTTAATCAGCGATTCACTCGCTTGGGGGGACAGGCTGTTCCAAAGATCTGACCGACGGGCATCGGAAAGATTTAGGAACGAATGTTCGAAAGCTGGCTTCGGTCAGTTGGACGATCTGCTCTGGGTCTCGGGTTAGCCGAAGATCCTGGCCCTGTCGATAAATTGGAATATCATGCGCATCCCGGATTCCGGGTGTG
The Ruegeria sp. SCSIO 43209 genome window above contains:
- the ubiE gene encoding bifunctional demethylmenaquinone methyltransferase/2-methoxy-6-polyprenyl-1,4-benzoquinol methylase UbiE, yielding MSDTNDKTTHFGFETVREAEKAGRVQGVFNSVASKYDVMNDVMSMGIHRVWKDAMMDWLAPRAGQRLLDVAGGTGDISFRFLKRAGHGHATVLDLTEPMLVEGRQRAEADQMSDSLSWVVGDAMALPFEDNTFDVYTISFGIRNVTRPQEALNEAYRVLKPGGRLMVLEFSQLPNDGLQKLYDLYSFNVIPRMGKLIANDYDSYQYLVESIRKFPDQETFLNMVRTAGFENAKYRNLSMGIAALHSGWKI
- the rpsT gene encoding 30S ribosomal protein S20 — protein: MANSPQAKKRARQNEKRFAVNKARRSRIRTHLRKVEEAIASGDKDAATAALRAAQPELMRGVTKGVFHKNTAARKMSRLSARVKALG
- a CDS encoding enoyl-CoA hydratase, which encodes MAFETIIVEIEDHVALIKLNRPDAMNALNTQLLGELCEALEDADSNDKVRCIVITGSDKAFAAGADIKEMSEMSFVDVFDVNLFADANDRVSAIRKPIIAAVAGYALGGGCELAMLCDFIIAADTAKFGQPEINLGVIAGLGGSQRLTRFVGKSKSMDMNLTGRFMDAEEAERAGLVSRVVPAKKLIEEATGAAQKIAEKSQITAIAAKEAVNRSYELPLSEGMLFERRVFHSMFATEDQKEGMAAFLEKRAAQFRDK
- the mutM gene encoding bifunctional DNA-formamidopyrimidine glycosylase/DNA-(apurinic or apyrimidinic site) lyase: MPELPEVETVRRGLSPAMEGAVIERADVNRPDLRWPFPARMAERLTGQRVDRLRRRSKYILADLSSGETLLIHLGMSGRMTVSGDPLGQYAHEHPMAQKHDHVVFHMANGARIIFNDPRRFGAMDLLPTATAEQHKLLSVLGPEPLGNDFHEQHLIDAFKGKNSPVKSALLDQGIVAGLGNIYVCEALYRGKVSPRRKAGQISAPRVAALVPIIRKVLQDAIEAGGSSLRDFRQADGELGYFQHSFDVYGREGEPCRTEGCGAEIKRITQSGRSSFYCAQCQR
- the ubiB gene encoding 2-polyprenylphenol 6-hydroxylase, with the protein product MRGPHNIIRLVRTGATLERTGAMNVVLDAFEAPRAVRILAHTLGKPFQWLGYKGDPEMPPATRALTALGPAYIKFGQVLSTRPDVVGNELAEQLRVLQDKLPPFSKAEAMAEVEKELGQPTSEIFSEFSEPIAAASIAQVHKAKLTSTGEDVAVKVLRPGIERAFRKDVDAFYFAARMVQLCAPGARRLRPMEVIEHFDGVVRGELDLRLESAAASEYAANTKDDAGFWLPPVVWSLSARRVMTLSWADGIPLGDNNALDAAGHNRRDLAERVLRLFLLHALRDGYFHADMHQGNLKVAANGDIIAYDYGIMGHIDEYTRRVYAEILFGFIRRDYKRVAEVHFEAGYVPANQDVDEFARALRAVGEPIFGMDATHISMGRLLSYLFEVTERFGMETRTELILLQRTMVVVEGVARSLDDHMNIWEVARPVVEDYIKQSIGPRAALRDFGKTALVLARFGPRLPGLVENALIAQTQKDDPKTPGFIANLLPAAIGAAAGIAATLVIFALS